Within the Vibrio tasmaniensis genome, the region GAGATCCTAAGCTTACTACCCGAAGGTCAATCATCCATCGTGATTGGTGACACGCCTACGTTAGAGCGCGATCAAATCATCAATGATTTCAAGGAACGTAAAATCAAGTTCTTGGTTAACGTGTCGGTATTAACCACAGGCTTTGACGCACCACATGTCGATCTAATCGCGATTTTGCGCCCGACAGAGTCCATCAGTTTGTATCAACAAATCGTTGGCCGTGGCTTACGCTTATCGCCGGGTAAAAAAGAGTGTTTAGTTTTAGACTATGCAGGCAACAGTTACGATCTTTACCAACCTGAAGTGGGCGACCCTAAACCCGACTCAGACAGTGAAATTATCACCATCCCCTGCCCTGCTTGCGGTTTCAATAATAACTTTTGGGGCAAGCTAGACAGCAATGGCTTCTTACTTGAACACTTTGGCCGCAAATGCCAAGGCTACTTTACCGATGAAGACACAGGGGAACGCGAGCACTGTAACTATCGTTTTCGCGCTAAGTACTGCGGTGAATGCGGCGCAGACAACGACATTGCCGCGCGTATTTGTCATGAGTGCGATGCCACCTTAGTTGACCCAGATAAAAAGCTCAAAGAAGCGTTAAACCTAAAAGATGCGTTGGTGTTTGAGTGTTTAGAGATGGACCTTAACGTTCTCAAGGACGACAAAGGCAAGTCGCAACTTAAAGTCACCTACCGTGGAGAAAACCAAGCACAAGTGCATGAGTTCTGGTCATTAACCACCAAGAAACAGAAGCAGAACTTTAAGGATCAGTTTGTTCGTCCTCACCTTGCCGACAGACACAGACCATTTGACGAAGCTTCACCGACGAAGGTGGTTGCTCACCAACATCGATTCCGCCCACCTCAATTCGTCATTGCCC harbors:
- a CDS encoding DEAD/DEAH box helicase, with protein sequence MYTLRPYQADSVKSVIHYFRKHQTPAVLVLPTGAGKSLVIAELARLAKGRVLVLAHVKELVEQNHEKYEGYGLKGSIFSAGLGRKETDQQVVFASVQSVVRNLDSFSNQFSLLVIDECHRVPDEKTSSYQKVITHLRENNSGIKVLGLTATPYRLGMGWLYQYHTRGQVRSEEPRFFRDCIFELPIRYLLDEGFLTPARMIDAPVLSYDFSQLKPASTGRYKESELDMVIEQSKRATPQIVDQIIHLAQDKLGIMVFAATVRHAQEILSLLPEGQSSIVIGDTPTLERDQIINDFKERKIKFLVNVSVLTTGFDAPHVDLIAILRPTESISLYQQIVGRGLRLSPGKKECLVLDYAGNSYDLYQPEVGDPKPDSDSEIITIPCPACGFNNNFWGKLDSNGFLLEHFGRKCQGYFTDEDTGEREHCNYRFRAKYCGECGADNDIAARICHECDATLVDPDKKLKEALNLKDALVFECLEMDLNVLKDDKGKSQLKVTYRGENQAQVHEFWSLTTKKQKQNFKDQFVRPHLADRHRPFDEASPTKVVAHQHRFRPPQFVIARKVGRFWKMRDKIFEDELKQ